The DNA segment AATGGGAATATCCATCAGAGGGTTCTCATGGGGCTGGTCTGCTCTGGCAAGGCAGAAGCATTTGCTGTACACAGACAGCTCTTAGTGACTCCTGCCATCCCTCTCCTGAGTGTTGCCTGACTTTGGGGGGCGATTTCCAATCAGGATATTGAATCTGCTTCTAGTGACTTCAATGAGGAGCAGAGGAATTACTTACACAAATATGGTAATACTTTCTTAGGGTTTTTCTCTGcttatgtttgggttttttttttccctttttctttccccttttaaaGGCTGATTTTGTGTATAAAAATTAAATCCCTGCTTTTATGTTTTCACAAAACAAACCCAGGCAGAGACATCCAGATGCCATATAGGCAGCTAAAACTGCTTTGgaatatgaattaaaaaaaaccaaaccaaaacaaaacaaaaaacaataaaaCTCTTTAGCTGACTGTGTATTTGGGAATGCATTTTAATACTGGATATaacagggaagaaatgacatGCACCCAAGTAGTCTACAACTGAAGCTGCACCATAGTATATGCCCTTATATCCTACTTTATGTTCTGAAAAGactgtttgcttttatttaaccACCAGATCTGTTTTGTCCCCTCTAGGATAGGGATTCTTCCTTTATGCAATGGCAATATCCTGCTTTAACATGCACCAGCTTGTTGTCTGGAGTGCTTGAGGCGCTGAGTGACTGCTCAAAGTCCCTATCTGATCTCCATGGGGTGGTGAGCTTGCCTGAGAGCTGCCTCCCAGTCTGCAGCCAGAGTGATAATAAGGCACCCTCGTGTTCAGAGCTAGTGGGGTTGTGTGGGATTTAAAGGAGTAGTTTTCTGCTAACATTGAATACTCTGGAGTAAGAATGTTAGGCAGGTTTTTTAAGCATTTGCATGCATGTGTAGTAAACTGCTTATTACTTTTGAATAGCCAAAAGGTTTGTGAATATGGAATTTTAGTGCAACATCTGGTATTGAGATGTTAGCTTTATAAGTACGATTTAGCCCCTTTGCTGTGTAGAATTTGGAAATCTTGTCTACAGAGACGGAAGATGTGAAGCATTTCAGATTGCTTGACTTTGTCTCCCCTAAAGAAATGACTATTTGAATAAGAGAGTAGAAATTATTGTACTTGGATAAAAAAGGAGATTTGCTTAGTTTGTTCCTCTCAGGATCCTATTTTCTCCTCTATATATGGTGAGACACTTTTCCCAGTGGCAGAGAAAATGGGATGCATTTATTCTTTTGCAGGAGGCCACTGAACTAAGAAGGTCAGGGCCTGCTGAAGATGGGAGAGTGAGGACCTCCATGGCAGTGTGGGCATCCCTAAGAAACAAAACACGGTGGAGGAAGCTGCCCCTGCAGTGTGCCCAGCACTGGGCTGTGCCTTTGCAGGGAGCTCCAGTCTGCATTTTGCTGCTGAAGCAGGGTTGTGGCTGCCCTCCCAATGGCCTGGATTCACAGGGTAGCCTCCCTGCAGGCTGCATTTTTATCAGCAAGGTCATTTTTTCTCAGGTGcacagaaaaacacataaagGTCAATGTCTAAGCAGACATCTTAACCCATTAATAGTGATAGCAAagtcaaagaaaattaaagtatGAGAATGACCATTTATTGATTTTGCTGACATAAATGTTATCCATTTGCTGTTCTGAATTAGGGGAAGAGAGATGTTTCTGATGGTAGATGCTTGTTGTGGTTACACTTCCTTAGTGAATGAGTTGGGGTCCTAATGCTTTACATCAGAATGCAGAGATCCATTGCGAGAAACAGGAGAAACATTTCCAAGAAATGGTTTGAAAAAACAAAGTTCATTCATGCAGTTATACTGATAAGAAAACAACAGTTAACTCTTTGGAAAGGCATAGAcagttccttttcttttaatgtatATTAGCTCTGCAGCATTTTTCACATCCTCAGTGGCAAGTACATGGTCATTGCTGCTGCCGGCTCCCTAGCAAAATGAAATCACCCTGTTTGCAATAGCTGCTTTCTTCAGGCTGTATTTAAGTGGTGGGTGAGGGATACAAAATGAAAGGGGCTGAAATGGGCTTAAGTTTCTTGCTGCTTAAATGAATTAAGTAAATTTCTGAACACtgtagtttccttttttttatttcttaaattttcctttccagaaaaTGGCTGTTCCACCTGCTTATGCTGACCTGGGCAAATCTGCCAGAGATATTTTCACCAAGGGATATggtaaataaaaccaaaataagttTGGCCCTTTGCTGTCTATCTGATTCCTGAAACTGttaagatttttatttgcttttccctgagaaatactcaaattatttccattggaatccacagaatcacagcttCACAATGCCCTTGCTCTTTGGAAAGGGAGGGTAACTTACTTTTCTTTGATAAAATTCTTCCTGTTCCCTATAGAACTGTTGTTGGTTTTGTGAGAAAATTGTGTGCTGTATTTTGGCTGTGCCCTTGTATTGATGAACAGGATCACTGGTGGCAGTAATTTACTTATGAACAGAATGCTGCTCACTGTGAATAAAAGTGTTATTACCTAATTTGGTCCCAATTATGTTGCTGAGGTCAATAGGATTCATCAGTCAAGTGCTATCTGAAGTGAGAAGAAGCTGCTTCTTAGAAACACATGGTTTGATAACTGTGCCCTTGGTTTAACTGTTTAATAGTTTACTCGTGATTTAGAAGAAAGTTTTaagaaataaatcagaaatGCTTTTCTAATCAACATATATATGATTCATATTTTTTACTCACTCTCTAGGTTTCGGGTTGATAAAGCTTGATTTGAAAACAAGATCTGAAAATGGATTGGTGAGTTTGGAAGCACATTGAAATCCAAAACATTGCAATGGTTTTGTGATTactgtatatttatttttaaaataaatatatttgtatttatatgaactaatattttagaaattataaTGACTGATAGTTCTACAAGTATAAGCATTTGTCTGATTGCATGTATGTATATACTGAcaaatacatatatgtataaattatttttttcttttaggaatTTACAAGCTCAGGTTcagcaaacacagaaacaagCAAAGTCAGTGGTAGTTTGGAAACAAAATACAGATGGACGGAATATGGATTGATGTTCACAGAAAAGTGGAACACTGACAACACACTAGGCACTGAGATTACTCTTGAAGATCAGGTAATTTTTGACTCCAGTAAAGCAATTTGCAAATTCATTTACACTGATGTATAATTAGAAATCCAATCActgaatttcttttctgttcagCTTGCACGGGGCCTGAAGCTGACCTTTGACTCCACCTTCTCTCCTAACACTGGGTAAGAAGTGAGTAAGCTAAAATGacaaaaaaggcattttaaattttttgtccTGATATATCAAGACAGGTAATAATCAGCCTGTGTATGATGAAATCATGTCTGTGTCACTTCGACCTTAGTGTTAATAATCCCTTTATAATCCTTAACTATAGCAAGCAAACTTCAACACAATAGCTTGAAAATTATAGTTAGAATTAGAGAGTGAAGAAAAAGTTGTGGTTTTGCTCCATTGTGTATTTCTGGCCATGTCAGAGGATGAGCTGCTGCCTTAATGAAAGCCCTAAACAAGTCAGCTGTAATGCAAAGCTTAACAAGCTCCAGGGCCCAGTTGGCCACAGCTCTGATAGGCTGGCACAGAACTGGGCTCTTGTCCCGAGATGAATTTATCATCCAAATTCTTGCAGGGCACAGTGTGCTGGGTGGTGGATGGGTATTTCTGACATGGTGATTGGATGCCATGTTTTATGTGGGCCAGAGGGATTAAGCAGCAGCTGTAGGTCTAGatgttggtttatttttttcccctgattaTCTTTGTGCAAGCAGTGCTGCCAGGGAGTCAAAATACTCTGCACATCagcttcccagagcagcagacTGCACTGCAGGCACTCAGGGTAATAGTCCCAGGGGAGCTTTCACCCTTTTAGATTTCGTGTTCTGCATTGCCAGCTGCTTTCAGTCCACTCCTAATTCTAGATTAACACGATATTTTTGTTAATCAGATTCTTAgagaaattaagaagaaaaacctTGTTCAAGAATGATGTTACAGGTCTAGAACTATTTCTTGGGCACTTCACAGACACTGTAGTTATGATTGCCTTGAGAGAGCTGTTAAATGTGGGTAAATGGAGTGAGAGTCAATCCTGGTGTAACCTGGCTTAGTTTGACAGTGATGCACCATGTCTGACTATGAGACTTCTTGTCCCCCTCCTTATCACTTACTGACTGTGAGGAATCTTTCAGCAGGTAAAGTCATTTTTTGGAGCACTCTGTGTTCTTACCTCTGTCCCTGTGACATTGGTGGGAGAGGTACTGCTGACTTTTACAGAAGTTGCAGATGAGTGCTTTTGGCAGTCCTGCACTTTATTTCTGACTCTGCAAAACACAAGAAACTCCTGGGTCTGagatagtaataataaaaaagagatCAGTCTCTGTGTGGCTCTGACACAGCACCGACACTGTTCTTGGAGGCTGTTTCTGTTAGCTGACATGGAAGGTTCATTTGAAATTTCAAATCAGCCTGACTTTTCCAGAAAGATTTCAGTAAAGATTTGGTCAAAGACAGAAGACACTtgtaaaaagagaagaaaaaaatcttaagtaAGAGTAGCTGAACATATTAGACATAACTCTCTTGCCTTGTGAGAGTCTGAACCCTTGATGAAAATCAACCTAAGGACACATGAGAAAATACTGTTCTGGCCAAtagtataaaaataaacaggTGACTCAAGAAAGTTTATTTCTGCCTTAACCTGGCAGCTTTCTGGTGGCTGTAAGTGGCTGTAACCATTAAAGTTCACAAAATACCATAAGGAGAAATGAGGGTGTCAGAGCCACTGAAGCAGCTTGCTTGCTTCACAGCAGAGATTTTCACAAAGTAGTGATTTCCTAATGTCTGtcacagtaaataaaataacCCAGTTCACTAGGATTGTCAAAAATTGTTTGCCTGGGACAGGCAAAAGTTTTTTTCTTGGGACAGGCAAGCAAGTTCACTACTGTGGACTTCTGGTGGCAAACCTGTAAACTCCTACAGTTTCCATTCCTTCCTTGTATGTACCAAACTTCCAAAACCATTGTATCAGTTGGAGATGAGGATATGATTTTGTCACTTCCAATCTGTGTGGAGTTGCTTTTCAGAAGACAGTCCAGAAGTGCTTTGTGGGCCACCACACCACCTTTTATAGCTCATTTGCAAAGAATTCGCTGTAGCTGACTTAGGATTTTGCAAAGGTGACCACTGAGAAGGTGACATATCATGTGGCCCTCTAGGGATGAACGTGTTGTCTTCAGGAACTATTACACTGAGTTAAAGTAAGTGATATGATGGAATTGCTACCTACAGGTGTGCCTTTGCAAAGATATGATACCTGTCTTTTCTCTTTAGGAAAAAGAGTGCTAAAATTAAGTCGGGGTACAAAAGGGAGCACATCAACATCGGCTGTGACATGGATTTTGATATTGCGGGTCCTTCAATACGTGGAGCTCTCGTGCTTGGCTATGAGGGGTGGCTGGCAGGCTACCAAATGTCTTTTGAGACAGCAAAGTCTCGAGTAACCCAGAGCAACTTCGCTGTTGGCTATAAGACTGATGAATTCCAGCTTCATACTAATGTGTAAGTACTGGCAGACAGGCACTAAAAAGGAATTTGGAAGGATTTTGCTGCTTACTAAACAATGGAAGGGTCTCAGAGGTTCAGCAATGGTGAAGAAGGGAATGGGGaattagaaattaattcttCATAAAAGTTGTCAAGCTGTATTTTTTCAGCTGCATTACCTTTTCTTTGAGTTGTGTGGGTGAGGGAATGCATGATGGAAGGAACTGGAACTCACTGAGCACCCAAGAGTCCAGTGTCTAACAGATAAGGACTGTTGGAATCAATTAATGGTATAATTACAAAAGTAAGTTATAAAAATACACTTTGtgaaagctgaaataaaagcaatgcTTTCCTTTTACACCTGTCAACACCAAACAAAATGGTAGTTTGATTTGTAGATGAAAGAGTTAATCAGAGGATGAAGAAGAACAGGCAAAAGGGAGTCACTGGAAGAGACAGGCACTGGCTTTGTTTTAGTACTGGAAGGGATATGGTGTAACAGTGGGAAACCAGGATGAAATTCATGAAAACCTTAACTTTTCTGTCTTCTGTAACTCCTAAAAGGACAATTTATGCCTTTGGGGAAGACAGTTTTTTAAGATTAGGCAATCCCTAATCCATTCTCCTGGCCTCCCCTTTCTGTGCCCTTGGGTAATTGGATATTTTGCATGTAGCAGAGCTATTCCAGGCTGTTTCCATCTGGGGGCTGAGCAGCCCTTCTGCCTTCCTAGAGCTACTTCTTCAAAGGCCTTCTGTTCCGTTTCATGCTGCTGTAGGAAGCTCCCGCTGCCTTACAGAACAATTgaacccccacagcccccacagTATGTTTGAAGGATTGCCAAAGCACAAAAATGTGGGCAGAAAACTTCCATCAGAACAATATGTGGGGTCCCCTTCCACTCAGTTACTCCTTCAAGCGCAATGACTTTCAACTTGGTTGTGCTGTAGCAGTTCAAAACATTGTATTATTGGCTTTTGCTATAAAATGCTGTGGTTATTGCTCCTAATTAAAGCAACAGCAGAAACTCATAACAGCAGCGAGGGCTCAGATCTGTTTCTTGTATTCCTGAGGGTCTGCTTCTCAGGTTGCTGTTATTGAAAAAACTATAAATTTATGATACAAATAGAAATCTTTTTTATTGTTAATAATAGATTAGTTAGGTGGTTGATGTatttcagctttgaaaatgtgTCAGAGCTTTTATATAATCCCAAAAAGAGTTGTGTGTGGAACTCCCCTCACTAGGCTGCTTGGTTTTTACATCTACACAGGTCAGTGTTTCCCTGGGATGCTGTGGCAGAGCAGATAATGTAACTAGGTGGGGCATGAAGCatgttttttttgttcctgGCATTACACAAACCAGCTGGGGACTCTAGCAAGTTACTTGCCTTCAGAGTGctttaatatattaattttcataGGGGGCtagtgttatttttaaaatataactaCATTAAAAGAGCGATTATTGCCACAAAAAAGTGCTATTATTACTATTAGAGTTAAAAGGAAGTtgacattattattattactattattattattattattattattattattattattattattattaaatattaaaaccaaGGGAGGTAGGGCTGGATAATTTCTAGTTTTAAATATGACTTTCCTCATTTTTTAAGCATAGCTCAgactgccccccccccccccccaatgtTGCAGGTCAAGACAGAGCTGTGTGGGAACCTTGCACAAAATCTGCCTGTATAACCATCTCTCCTCAGTCCTTTTTAATCCCTCCTTTTCTTGAGAGCCAAGCACATGCAGTTAATGTGAGCTTCAGTCTTATCTGAAGTAAGTATTGTAGTGTTTTTCTGGAAGAATTGCTCTAACCATTTAAAAGGCTGTTGCTATTGCTTGAACTTCTAAATAGGCTGCTTTTTGTGCAACTGTTATGGACTAAAGAATATCAGACCAAAGGggtaaaagggaaaaatcctaAGTACACCCCTTTTCGTCATCACTAAAGGTCTGGTGTACTCTAGTAATTGGAACCAGATTATTGCACAGTTTAGAAATAACCCCAGATCTTCCTGGGGTTTAAAGCCTGTTTTCTACAATATGTTTGTATCCTCACTTtaagaaaataagcaaaaatgGAAATTCAGATGCTCACTGGTTTATAAGGAGTGCAAGGCCTttagcaggattttttttttttttttttttttttttttttttttatgatctGCATGCTCTaactttttgccttttatttacCACACTTTATTCCTGTGTGACATTGGGGCAGTAGTAATTGGAGTAATTGGTGCTACTCACCATTCAGCTGTGGGCCAGTGCTCTCTACAAAGCACAATTAgttccatttccatttctagTCCATAGACCATAGCACAGATGTACCATAAAGACTGTTGCAAATGGAACTCAGTTGCAAAAGCCTATAGACTTGCACATTAAATTGGCATCCTCAACTGTGATACAGTTCCTCTGTGTCTGGTAAAAGCATGCTGACATGGCAGTTTTGGGATGACTCAGGCTCTGTGACTGGGGTACAGCCCTCTAAGGGCACAGGGAGACATTTGTcagggaaaataattatttcagagttacacagggaaaaataaatctctCTATTACAAAGATTCCCATTTATAGGAAAGGGAAAATTAGAAGCTGTCACTGTTGGTCTAATTTTTGATAATTTgtcatgggtttttttcagttttagaaGTTGTTGAAGTATAATAATCTGCAGTGAATTGAAGTATCTAAAAATAGCTTCATAACCAATCTGGCCTAATGTCTCTATCTTAGTTGTTACAGGGATATTTAATGAGGTGTAAGTGGATGTTGTGCAAACACAGCTCTTACTGGAAAAATAAGATTATTGTTTTGGGTTGCTGTTTAAAATGACACTAATACATTCCTTCCAGGAATGATGGAACGGAATTTGGAGGCTCCATTTACCAGAAGGTGAATGATAAACTGGAAACTGCTGTGAATCTGGCTTGGACAGCTGGAAATAGCAACACTCGCTTTGGAATAGCAGCCAAGTATCAGATTGACCCAGATGCCTCTTTTTCTGTGAGTCCTGTGCATGTACATTTATATGCATTTGAAAAGAAGTGCTTGTAATGGAAATGGAAAGCAGCCTTTCTATCAGCAGAGCATGGCCTTGGTGCAGTTCTGTGCTGTGTAGTTGGATCTGTTAGTTTTACTTTTGGCAGCCTGAGAGCACAGTTACTGGAGTTTCCTTAAGAGACACAGAATGGTTTATTGTATTACTGGGCCCTTTTTTGAGACTGTTTTTATGTCAGtctggaaaaaattaaaaattatgttaataAACCTATTCTTTTCTACAGTGATTGTAGATTCTTTGAGATTTGGGATTTAAGTTGTAGAAAACTTAACTctagatttacctgggatttaaAACTTGAAATCCATACATGCTTAAAAGCTGTTGCATAATTCTCAGGCACAGATAACTTTGAAGaaagatattaaattatttactaTTTATTACTAAATAATGctttattgtttccttttaaGGCTAAAGTGAACAACTCCAGTCTGATTGGGTTAGGATACACTCAGACTTTAAAGCCAGGTAAGTCTATGCAGAAAAAAGTCAGAAGCAATAAAGTGATACTTTAATCTTGAAATATAAGAAGTTTTTTGGTGATAAAGTATGATGGGTTTTGTAAGATTGCTCTTCTTGCTTGGCAAGCCAGTGATGAACTTTGCTAGGGACTGTTCTGTTAAATTTGGATATCTGCTGGAAGTAGAATTATAAGAGACCATTGTCCACTGACCAGTCAAATAGTCTCTCATGTTGACATAAAATATGTGTATAATTTTTTGTGTCACAGATCAGTAactaaatttttaatatttcagagaCTTCCTATTACAGAGTTTATTCTTAAAAACGTGACTTTCTCAAGGTCCCCTGGCCCAGGAAGAGGCAATCTTTCTGCTGCAAAATTGGTTTTAATGTAGTGTAATAAGTCTGCTGCCAGAATACTGAGCAGATTGACATGAGATATTACAGCAGATGGGGCTTGGGCTTTTCATACCCAGATTTTAAAGTGGTTTAGAAAGGTGAGTATGCATCAAGGTCCCAGGTTTTTGTAATTTTGAACTCTAAAATTAGTTTCATCAGTAGACCAGCAGCAGTGAATTGGCTCAGAGCTTTAATTATTTGAAGTGATAAAAAGCAGAATCTATCATCATGGTTTATTATAAATTTCATAATTCAGAAAGATTTCTTATCtgtaaattgttttaaaatgccCAGTCCTTCCAAGGCCAGCTGCCAAATCCCATTAACTTGGCTACCCAATAAATTAAAGCAGTAACAGACATGGCACTTTCTGAACATAAAGCTCATTCCAAGTTTTAAGCTgacttttctctccctttctcttttgCAGGTATCAAACTGACGTTGTCAGCTTTGTTGGATGGCAAGAATGTTAATGCAGGGGGTCATAAACTTGGTCTAGGATTGGAATTTGAAGCATAAGGAGTGATTTCACAATTGCTAATCTGAAAATACAGCATAGCTACCTTCAGAAAATAGTGTACCTTTCAATGTTTTGTCTGGGGTGCAAGTTTTGCTGCGTATCTGTCCTGCTAGTCCTGGTTAAAGACAGCTAAGCTTTAAAAATGATGTTAAAGAAGTGGAgacaaaatcataaaaaaaaaatcctagctttttttctttatgtaatTGCTCATCTCATCTGTCAGCTGCCATGTGATAAGAAGAAGGAAGGTGTTGATTACCTCTACTAATATATTGATGGCACAAGGAATGTGATAATGTGTTATAAAACCTGGGAATTGCAGACCACTATATTGTACTGTTCATTATATAAGCAAAATGTTCTGACACCTAAGGTTTCTGTCAATGAGAGAATGTTCAAAATTGTCTGAAAAAGGgatttcagaatttatttttttagatatGTGTTTCATCAATGGTTTGTCTTACTTGGTTATCCCACACCTACTGCTGTCTCCAGAATGCTTTAGGTTGTCTACCTTGTCCAAGTCCTTGTGGAGGAGGTTTGATGTGACTCAGCCAATACTGCCTGTCCTGTGTTGTGGTTCGTCCCCTTGCACTGATGAAAAAGCTTGTAAAATGGACATAATCAGGGAAGAGTCTTTGCAACTGCAATCACATAGTTGCATCACTAATTCTAAAACGGAGTTTTCTTTTATTACCACTTTTTTTTAGCAACTAAATGGGTACATTTTTAGAGAGTCTTCCATTTTGTGTGGAACTAGACCCCAAAATGCTGTACTTGACACTActaaaaatggataaaaaacccaaacctgacttgaataaaatattgaaatgtCATCTTTTACTCTGTCTTTATATTAATTGTGAAAACAATTTCCTCTACATTTATGGCTCCAGCAGAAGACTGGCAACATCTTGGTGCATGTTTTGTATTACACAAACCAAAAATACTTAGTAGAATTAAATTCCAGATGTGGCACTGTTTGTGCTAAGCTCTGACAACCGCACATTACACGTGTTTATCCCATGGGTAGAGCAAGATAACGTGACCTATTTGTCCTTCATTACAGAATTCAGTAAGTGAATTATCTCTGTAAAGAAGTGTGGGCAATGAGCAGTTATGAGCTTGGATCTCAGTGGCTGTTGGTTAGCATTTGTATTTTCACGAGTGGGTGGCTGCAGATGGCAAGAGCTGCGGTGCAGGATGTGCCCGATGGGGCAATGCCATTGCGACACTGAGAGACTGCAGAGCCACCCCAGCGACAGCCCAAATTGCCAAATTGCCATTTTGGGCAATGCTGACTCGCCCTCACCGGGAGCCGCTCCTGGGCATTTCCTATCTCGGACAGtgaacccagcactgctggggggAGCGGAGCCCCTCCAGACATCCCCGCTCCGAAGAACCGTCTGCAGTCAGCTCAGGAGCATGGCAAGGCAAGCAGCGAGGGCACCAGAACCGCTTTAAAGCTGAGGTTGGAGCATTCCGAtcaaatattcagaaaaatCTTTTCACTGTCGGTGTGGCCGGGCGTTGGACCGGCTGCCCAGGGAGTCACCGCCTGAGGGGTTTAATAGGTGCGGAGATCTGGCGCTGGGCGATGAGGTTTAGGGGTTACAGCGGCGCTGCCGGTGGAGGGTTGGTCAGGACGGTCTCCCAGCCGGGCTGGTTCCATGATTGACCGTGTGATTCCAGCAGCGGCCCCGGTTCCACCGGCACCGCTCCATCCCTCCacaccgccccgctcccgcgacgccgccgcgccgccctcAGCTCCGCGCGCGCCCCGCGCCTTCCCGCCCGTGCGCATGCGCGGCCGCCCCCGAGGGCGGTGCCATCGCCACGTCCGCGAGGGggccaagatggcggcggccggcggcgggcggcgcggcccggcggggcgcgccctgtgcttgctgctgctctgcgGCTGGGCCCTGAGCGCCCGCGGCGAGGATTCCCTCGGTgagcgccgcggggccggccggggcgACCGCCTGTGGGCGTTGTGCGGTCGCCCCGCCGGTCTCTCTCACCGCTCTCTTCGGTCGGGCCTGCAGCGCTGTAcggccgcggccggcgcggGTCGTGCCGTGAGGTGAccgggcccgggcccgggcccggcctCGGCCGCTGCTGtgttgggctgggctggggcagcgagCGCTGGGCTGTGCGCAGGGaagggccgggggcggggggccGCCTGCCGGGTGTGCAGCGCTTTTCTTGCTGGTTATTTCATTCATCAGACCTGCGGTTCTTTTTCTAAACACTCTGGCTGCGTGCCTGGTTTTAGCCTCCCCTCCCCTAGAAATTAAGTTTGTGCAAGTTGACTCCTAGTtaagtttttctttctcccctttAAAACTACAGACGGCTGTAGCCAAAGGCTAATAAGAAATGCATGTTTCAGGGGCAGTGAGTTTCTCTTTGTTTTGGATGAAGTACTGGCTGGGCAGTGAAGAGAAAAGaatagggaaggaaaaaagggaactGTTTGATCCATCAGTTCCTTCCGTGCTTGTCAGTCTGTATCTCCACACCAGCTATATTTGTGTTGCCTCTCCCCTGCTTTAATGGGTAGGCAGTAAGAATTTGGGACACAAATCTGTAGGAAACGGAGAGTTTTTAACTTCAGGAGTCATGAAACAACTTGTTTTCTAAAAGCAGTTTTCCTGGAAGTAAGTTATGTACGGTGTTTGTGTTGCTAATTCTGTCACCGTGATTGAACATTAGTATCTGTTTCTGAAGCTGAGGCATCTCAGGATCTAAAATCGTCTGACGGTGTTGTGTAATTGTAAACAGTGCAACCTCCGTTTATAATGCCAAATACTTTTGGGTAAATATTATAAATCAGTTGTGGTTTAGCTGCTAAACTTCCAGCTgctattaaaacaaaaacccaggCATATTTTAGGAATAATAGGAAATAGCTCTTTTTCAGTCCGAAGGTGCACTGGGAGTCCCTTGCATTAAGCGTATATCCTTCTAAAACTTCAGTGTTAAAATGAATTCAAGAATAACTTGAGGTGTAAGGCCAGATGCAATATGGATTTATAGGCAAAATAGGCTTGTATGTATTTCAAAAAGTTTTGCTCTTACTCTCTTATAGTTTTTATCTGTTTGGTGAGGGTAGCAGTAAGGTTGACCTCACTCACAATATGCCAGCTAGCTGTAACTATGAAATTATCTTGCAACTGACTTTCCTCATATTTTATCTCTGCATATGCAACTAGCTGGCTTAAACCTGAGGGAGAGATCAGAATTCCCTAAACTTGTCCTGG comes from the Lonchura striata isolate bLonStr1 chromosome 15, bLonStr1.mat, whole genome shotgun sequence genome and includes:
- the VDAC1 gene encoding non-selective voltage-gated ion channel VDAC1 — translated: MAVPPAYADLGKSARDIFTKGYGFGLIKLDLKTRSENGLEFTSSGSANTETSKVSGSLETKYRWTEYGLMFTEKWNTDNTLGTEITLEDQLARGLKLTFDSTFSPNTGKKSAKIKSGYKREHINIGCDMDFDIAGPSIRGALVLGYEGWLAGYQMSFETAKSRVTQSNFAVGYKTDEFQLHTNVNDGTEFGGSIYQKVNDKLETAVNLAWTAGNSNTRFGIAAKYQIDPDASFSAKVNNSSLIGLGYTQTLKPGIKLTLSALLDGKNVNAGGHKLGLGLEFEA